Part of the Salvelinus fontinalis isolate EN_2023a chromosome 1, ASM2944872v1, whole genome shotgun sequence genome is shown below.
GTTGTTCTCCCCATTTAGAGCCAATAAGCTACAATTTTATTACATGTAATGCCGTAATAATACAGCTATTACATTCAATAGAGAAACTCACAAATCAATTGCATGTATTATGAGTTGTCTTCTTCACATTGGTTGAAATTCACAAAAGCCAGGATGATTCCAAAAATAGTCTATTCACCACAGCAACTCAACCCACACAAATTATGCAGAGGATATGAAACGCTGTTAGATGCAACCTAAAAATGAATACAGTATGGGAAATACATTCATCTGGTGCCATTGATAACTGAGCACTCCAATACCCCATTTGGGTGTCCACAAATGTTCCTCCTTGGTGACATGAAATCCCTTTTCGCTGACACTGAGCCCCACGGGACTTGTCTGATGTCAGTACCGCTAATGTGCCAAACGAACTAACCGCTTTAGGGTACTAATTAATATGACCCCACCATCGAAAGCGCTCACGAACACATAGGCTACATGCTGGTTGTTTTGCTCCACAACAGCCACAAGcttcacaagactcgtctgaaggtaacctggtaccggtttaaaaatgtatttaagtacTTTAGTGCTCCCCCCccaaaaggggttaaatatgggtaaaaaaaaaaaatatccagggcCTTTATCCACAAAGCATTTCAGAAAAGGTCCCTGGAATCTTGTTAAAACCTGTTTGAAGactagccataagactgctgaacaatttatcaaatggccacccggactgttgcccccccccccccccccccccttttgtttttacactgctgctactcgctgtttattatctatgcatagtcctcTTTGCcccctatctacatgtacaaattaccttgactaaactgtacccctgcacattgactcggtaccggtaccccccgtatatagccttgttattttgttacttttatttttactttacttacaagcccttaactctaTTTCgtgaactgcgttgttggttaagaaaatatttactaaatgaactaagcatttcacggcaaggtctacacctgttctattccgagtggcgcagcagtccaaggcactgcattgcagtgctagaggcgtcactacagaccctggctcATTCCCCGGctgtgatcaggagtcccatagggcggcgcacaattggcccattgtcgtctgggttaagggagggtttggccggggtggtaggccatcattgtcagtaagaatttgttcttaactaacttgcctagttaaataaacattcTGAGAtaaatttgatttattttagCTGGTAATCACGACAGTTTGAGGTACCGCAAAGGAAAGATTGTTATGACGCTCATTGACATAGTTGCAAATAATGGGGATTAACTAACCACGGTTAATGTGACTGTACAACATCTGTTGAAATGGTAAAACAATTGATATAATTTTGCCTGATACGATCACTTTGCCTACTCTTAATTATTGCCTAATATGTAGGCTTACATaacgttttttttaaatccaattCTGATGGTTTTTAAAAGAGGAATTTTGACAATATTActgttatatcaacacactcatCATCACTCACGTTTAACAACTCTAAATCGCTTTGGCACAGTAGGCATCAAGTCACTTTCCAGTGATGTTGCATACAATGTTGCATCTAGTGTTTGAATGGTCTATAATTTTCATCGAACACAATCGAAGTTAACATAAGCCCAATTTAGGTATCTTTTTTAACAATGTGATGTTTCGCTCCAAAGGGATAACATGATGTAGGTTATCAAATAATGGaaagaaatgttttatttattagcctagtggttatatgTATTTAGGCATGTGTTAAATAGGCCTCTTGTGAAAGCATTGTCAAAAATGCAAGAGATACTGTTGCATGTAAGTCTCTAGATTTATGGATTGATCATTTAGAAATATCAAAATGTAATTTGAAAAACTCCAAAGCAATTGCATGTGATGCAGGAACCACTGACTCGCTTATCAAGACACCTGCTTGTAACTCTTAACTGGTTAGGACAGCTCATGAGGTCGCTGTTGACTAGGTAGGACTATGAGTTTTAGAGGCTTTATGTATagcttttatttttacccataacAGTAAGAGTAAAATGTCTGTATTATGACCAATTTTCTACTCTGAGAAGCTTTGTGGATGCGGGCCCTGAGCTTTCTTGTATACTCAGATAAACTACATGATCAAAAGGATGGGGAGACCTGCTtgacgaacatctcattccaaaatcatgggcattaatatggagttggtcccccttttgctgctataacagcctcaattcttctgggaagactttccactagatgttggaacattgctgcagggacttgcttccattcagccacaacagcagGTGAGATCTGTCATTCATGCCAGGTGGCCCACATTTTTAgcataaaatatataaatatatatgtctgttttgcatgttattttggcattaatacgagtCACATTTAAGTTTGCAAatgtcttttcttttttttttaaaccattgagttaataaagtcgcatacaaacatggtctctgttttgttttcttgagttatgcagctccaaaatgcaggtgtttcagcctagctcagtgctttctgtggcggaggcgagccagcagaaaataggaaCGTTGTgcagtgattggctcagtgttctgtcactgaaGGAGTAACTACGTCGTCACCAGTCCTTAGTAATGGGAGACATCAAAAATGATTGCCCTCTGCGTCCTGCCATATAGTTACATTAGtagtgcccttccaagaaggatcaccactttttattctaagaatgtgaaatgtcagaataatagtagagagaatgatttatttcagcttttatttctttcataacattcccagtgggtcagaagtttacatacactcaattagtatttggtagcattgcctttaaattgtttaacttaggtcaaacttttcaggtagcttcccacaataagttgggtgaatgttggcccattcctcctgacagagctggtgtaactgggtcaggtgtttaggcctccttgttcgcacacgctttttcagttctgctcacagattttctataggattgaggtcagggctttgtgatggccactccaataccttgactttgtcattaagccattttgccacaactttggaagtttgtttggggtcattgtccatttggaagatccacttgtgaccaagctttaacttcctgactgatgtcttgagatgttgcttcaatatatccacataattttctttcctcatgatgccatctattttgagaagtgcaccagaccctgctgcagcaaagcacccccacaacatgatgctgccacccccgggcttcacggttgggatggtgttcttcggctttctgaggtcttgggtgatttcttttgattttcccatgatgtcaagcaaagagggactgagtttgaaggtaagccttgaaatacttccacaggtacacctccaattgaatcaaatgatgtcaattagccatgacatcattttctggaattttccaagctgtttaaaggcacagtcaacttagtgtatgtgaacttctgacccactggaattgtgatacagtgaaataatctgtctgtaaacaattgttggaaaaattacctgtgtcatgcacaaagtagatgtcctaaccgacttgccaaaactatagtttaacaagaaatttgtggagtgtttgaaaaatgagttttaatgactccaacctaagtgtatgtaaccttctgacttcaactgtatgtacagtagctttgattggactgatcatgtcaacatcttactttcaaaatcttagctagcagtcatcatcatgaatcaagtcgacaatctactggcaaatcctttttaatccttgtcccatgaagataaataattaagatacattatagataaaatgtattggtgctcatcggtcattggacataaacattacacaacaagttgaaaATCgataattcaacaatgagtggtttggaaggaatcggtGACATTGGCTAACCGCAATCATTACCACTTGCAAATTCTGGAATAAACTTAATCAgtctgggaaaatacgttttgaacggttaTCCAACTTGGAATTGTAAATCTTTCTTTGaagacaaaatttgcccacgaaggatcaccgcgccaccttcctgttcaagtgagcacatcacaacaaggtgagtcgAACAATGTCTTATATGAttctgcataaatgatgtaatatgccagggagatatgtatactgtagctaagaaagtaatactaagtgtatgttgtgtagtaagctgttagtagcccatgtgtctcaccctaataatttggtctattctCACATCTTAATTTCGCCTAACGTtactgtagcctataacctgtttttgagaaatgtcatctaatatacacacaataccccataatgacaatgcgaaaacagggttttagaaatgtggatatacactgctcaaaaaaataaagggaacacttcaacaacacaatgtaactccaagtcaatcacacttctgtgaaatcaaactgtccacttaggaagcaacactgattgacaataaatttcacatgctgttgtgcaaatggaatagacaaaaggtggaaattataggcaattagcaagacacccccaaaaaaggagtgattctgcaggtggggatcacagaccacttctcagttcctatgcttcctggctgatgttttggtcacttttgaatgctggcggtgctctcactctagtggtagcatgagacggagtctacaacccacacaagtggctcaggtagtgcagttcatccaggatggcacatcaatgcgagctgtggcaaaaaggtttgctgtgtctgtcagcgtagtgtccagagcatggaggcgctaccaggagacaggccagtacatcaggagacgtggagggggccgtaggagggcaacaacccagcagcaggaccgctacctccgcctttgtgcaaggaggtgcactgccagagccctgcaaaatgacctccagcaggccacaaatgtgcatcttaaaacaattccatatgttggCTTAGTAGAAACCCAGCCCCGGGCCCTTAGACTCTAGTTAAAGGGAGAGTCAAAATGTCTCCGAATGAGAACAGGGGGAGGCAGAGGCATTGCTATTTCTGGTCTATCCACAGctgttaatttatttttatttttaattacaCTCTGTCAAAGCACTCCTATTTTTCCTCACTTGTCAACTAAGCCCATTACGTTACTTCCAACTGAAACTTCTCCACTGGTTCTTCTCACAAGTTATGCAATGTGTATGAGGGAGAAAAGCAGACAGAGAAGAAAACAAATCAACTGAGGGTGGACGGATTTTGGAGGGAAGGCCCTTGAATGTCGAAGAAAGAAACATTGTGCGGTAGTttgaggggagagaggtagagtttcAGGGAGCTGTGAGAACTGATATCTCCATACGTAGCTCCACTGTACACTTCCATGGTAGATGGCTGACCATGGAGCCCCAATATTGAGTTGAGTTGGTGGTCTGGTGGCCTGTTCAGTCAAGCACTGTCCTGGGCATCTCCAGTGACCAGGAGAAACCCAAATTAGAGCCTCCATGTTGGAAAACCATTTCTGTTTAGTCCAGtcgtcaaatcaaaatcaaatcaaacaacaaaatgtgtgctgttgggggtaatCCAGGACTGGAGTTGCAGGAATGTATAGTATATTTTGGTAATTATTTAGCAATTGTTGCTAtattctgttctcttctcttgaATATGTGTGACCTTGTCATTACTAGAATGTTACCAATCCCCCTCAGCCAACAGTTTCCACATGTCATTACTGTAATCCATTCAGTTGGCTTCTTCCACACTAGTAGGGGGTACGTACTGTATACACAGATCTCAACAGGTCAGTTAAACaagtggtgactttaaaatatGTTTTAAAGCCTGTGCTTGAAATACATACGTATCTGTTGTTTTATGGACAGTGTAAAGTGTTGTAACAGGAAGGACCTGCAACTGGTAACAGGCATGACATGGATACAATGGATATGCCACAATAGCCCATTGTGTTGTTTGCCGCCTTGGAGCGGATGGAATAAAAGAAAATGAAAAATAGCTACAACAAAGACCCTGAGCATGCTATGAATGAAgtgttaaagagagagaggaagaggaagggccGAGGGGCGGTTCAATAGTCCCAAAGGCTGCAATAGAGGTTTGTCTATATTAGTCCAAGTGTGACACTGACACCAAAGTAAGGCCTGAATGTTGTGCTCAAATTCATCTAATTCTAAGACTCCCTGTACCTATTTTGGAGTGACGGAAAGGCGATACCCTGAGCACCCCcttgctcctccctctctctcttactttcctCAGCTCCCTCTTTTCTTGCCAAACTTGATGGTGCAGCTAAAGTTAGCCCCCTTGAGCTAGTATATAAGGCAAGGGGCCAACACAAACATGTCAGTCACATCGGCTTGGCATAGGCTTCTCTTCTTGACCAACCAAAACCCCCACAAACTCTAAAGAGATGGTGAGTGTGTTTGCGTTCCTCTCAATGGAGAACAGTTTCTAGGGTCTCGGATTGTCTACTGACAACTTAAAGCATAATTGATGGTAGGATACCAATGCAAACTGGATAATGGCAATAAAATGGACTCTGAATTACATTTTAAAGGCTTCTAGAACAGTTTCCCAAACTGGTTCGGGACCCATTGGTGGAAGCTGGTTCCTCACTGGGCAAAAGAGCCCAGTGATACTCGGGTTTTGTTGAAATGGCGCATCAAAAGGAAATACTTAAAGGATGTTTGGGGACCACTGCTCAAGAGGCCTCTAAGATATTACAGAATCTTAGCCAATTTCGACGCTACAACTGAACTCGCCAAGTGCCTTTTATACAAttcacctttttttttaaagctttatGCTGAAAAGTGCAACTTGAATTGGTACAACTTATTCAGACAAAAGCTAAAAGTACCCAGGCATCGAAATCTGAAGCAAAGCTAAGCGTCACTCCCATGTGACTCATTGAAAGGCGGTTAACAGCTAAAATAGCAGAAGGACACAGAGCATCGCTAGAGGTCAATGACAATGCATAGTCAATTCCTAGAGGGGCTACTTTGTGCCCTTCTGGCACAACTGATGTCACTGACAATGACAAGTCAATGAGAGGAATCATTCTCAAAAAATACCTTAGGGAGTTCCTCTTGCCACTGCGGAGGTCTAAGACCTTTTGGCCCAAAATGACCCAGAGTGGCATGGATGGCCCAAACAGGCCGTTACAGTAAAATGTTGGTTGTGTTGACTGTGAGTTAAATGACATGTCCTCGTCATCGTTTACCCCCAGGCACCCAAGAAAGCCAAGAAGAGGCAGCAGCAGGGAGAGGGTGGATCTTCCAATGTGTTCTCCATGTTTGAGCAGAGCCAGATTCAGGAGTACAAGGAGGTAAGTCTTTTGGGGAGGGTTTTCTGCCACACTATTTTCACTAGATATCAATGCTTGGTCAAGTAGTTATACTAAGTCAGCCGACATAGTTCTTGGGATACATGCCATTGTAACATCTCCACGCATCACATTGTGATCCCATTGAAAGAGGGTTTCAAAAGCCCAAAATAGACAAACAACCCAACGACTTTGTAATAGGTAAGACAGGACATCCTAAGGCAGGTGGCGTTCACATTTTACTGTATCTATCACTGTGGGTGTGATGGAAGTGATAGCCGTCATAGAGCTGGACAGATAGACTTGATTCGATTAAGTTTCTTGGCTCAAGttgacaatatatattttttattagcgCCGCCAGCAAGAGACAACCGTAAATTACTTAGTTGCTGATGACAGCGGTCACCTGGGACAGGTCACTACCCAGCAAACCGGGAACATTTCCCAGAACCTTAGCTAAGAGACCCATTAAGTTCTAGTTAGGGTTTTATCTAACATTAGGATGACAACATCCtgtttttcagaataaaaaaatatccttggaatgttctcctaacattcactaaaatgttgtgcacaaccatctgtaacaaccaccacagaacattccctaAATGTTCTCTATTTGTTTCCAGGTAATTTAATATAATCTACCTGTAAAGAATGAAATGTGTTCAGACAAAGGTTTTATACAGACATTGTATAATCATCaacacaactggacagtttttgtcTGAGAACATTTGCTGAAACCTaaggaatgttctgggaactttcacagaaccaattttggtttgctgggtagTCTTCCCCAGCACCCCCTCTCAGAACCCGTccctgtgacccccccccccccacccggaATATGAAAGGGAGCCAGAATTTACGAGAGACCCCTAGAATTGAAGACATTGAAGGCCTCTATTTACAGAAAAGGCAAACAACCAACCTGTTCCTCTGCTCAGCCAGAAAAGCTTTTGTGACACCTAGTCTTCGCTCTTTGACCTGGTGCGAAATAGCCTACTAGTTTTTAAAATCATGTGGGAATGTTCACATTGGAGGTTCTCTCAATATTTAGGAGAGCGCAACCTAATCAGCAAAGTAGACAAATTACAATAATTTGGGAATCTGACAACaatttgtatgatttttaagggGAAAAATGGAAGTGTGTCAGTCTTTGGGTATATCCCTGTCTTTGTGTGATTGATTTGGCCAATTGGAGACAGGTGGGGGTAAAAAAAGGAACAGGGGTTGGGGGCAGAGGGATTAGTCAGGGAAGGGGGCGAGGGGGGTAAGGGGAGGGGTGTTAGTGTTGTAATCAATACCGATTCCTTAAATGTCTCGAGGCTTGTCTGACATCCCGAGACCATTTTAACACCTTTAAAAAGACAAGTGGTTGGCCAGCTGCCAAGTCCCCTGTGTGCTCTATAGCCTTCTTGGGTTTCACTGAGTGACACATGCAGCtatgtggggagagaggagagagaccttTTCACATTTATCTTGATGGACCATCTTGGGAAAATCTTGTGAATTGTGAGGTAAATATTCCCGCAACTCAAATTTCACAATGCAGTGCACCCTAATTTTGTTCCGTAAACACTGTCTATTATCATCGACTAGTGTAATTAATTTTGAAATGAGGAGACAGAGGTCATGGCAATGCATTTCAATAGGGTACTGGGTAGTGTGATAACATTAACTTATTTTCATACGCTTCTAAGCAatagaaatattacatttacttaAGACTGTCATGTTAATGTGATCGATGTCATTTGGATTGCTCCACAGTGAATAATATGGTATCAACTCTCTCTGCTTCGCTTCCTGCTAGGCTTTCACAATCATTGATCAGAACAGAGATGGCATCATCAGCAAGGATGATCTTAGGGACGTGCTGGCCACTATGGGTCAACTGAACGTGAAGAATGAGGAGCTGGAAGCCATGGTCAAGGAGGCCAGCGGCCCCATCAACTTCACTGTCTTCCTCACCATGTTCGGCGAGAAGCTGAAGGGTAGGTCAACCGCTAGGAGCGACTTAAAGCTTTTTCACATTACAAAAAAAAGGTATGGAAGTTGAtccgaaaaccagtcagtatctggtgtgaccaccatttgcctcatgcagtgcaacacatttcatgtgcatagagttgatcaggctgttgattgtgtcctgtggaatgttgtcccactcctcttcaatggctgtgcgaagttgctggatattggcaggaactgaaacacgctgtcgtacatgtcaatccagagcatcccaaacatgctcaatgggtgacatgtctggtcagtatgcaggccatggaagaactgggacattttcagcttccaggaaatgtgtacagatccttgtgacatgggaccgtgcattatcatactgatggcggcggatgaatggcacgacaatgtgcctcaagatctcgtcacgttatctctgtacattcaaatttacattaataaaatgcaattgtgttccttgtccgtagcttatgcctgcccataccataaccccaccgccaccatgaggcactctgttcacaatgttgacatcagcaaaccactcgcccacacaacgccatacacgctatCTGCCATCtgtccggtacagttgaaaccgggattcatctgtgaagagcacacttctacagcttgccagtggccatcgatggtgagcatttgcccactgaagtcagttactaCGCTGacatgcagtcaggtcaagaccctggtgaggacgacgagcatgcagatgagcttccctgagacggtttctgaccgtttgtgcagaaattcttcagttgtgcaaacccacaatttcatcagctgtccgggtggctggtctcatacgatcccgcaggtgaagaagctggatgtggacgtcctgggctggcgtggttacacgtgattagcagttgtgaggccggttggacatactgccaaattctctaaaacaatattGGAGGCGGCTTAAGGTAGAGAAACTaatattacattctctggcaacagctctggtggacattcctgcagtcagcatgccaattgcactttTCCTCAAAACTTTAGatctctgtggcattgtgttgtgtgacacaactgcacatttttgagtggccttttattgtccccagcacaaggtgcacctgtgtaatgatattgctgtttaatcagcttcttaatatgccacacctgccaggtagatggattatcttggcaaaggagaaatgttctctaatagggatgtaaacaaatttcttCCCCAAatagagagaaataagctttttataaataataatattttatttatttatttcagcttctgaaacatgggaccaacactttatgttgcgtttatatttctgttcagtataagtttatatataatgt
Proteins encoded:
- the mylpfb gene encoding myosin regulatory light chain 2, skeletal muscle, whose protein sequence is MAPKKAKKRQQQGEGGSSNVFSMFEQSQIQEYKEAFTIIDQNRDGIISKDDLRDVLATMGQLNVKNEELEAMVKEASGPINFTVFLTMFGEKLKGADPEDVIVSAFKVLDPEATGFIKKEFIEELLTTQCDRFTAEEMTNLWAAFPPDVAGNVDYKQICYVITHGEEKEDE